ATTGCTCGAGGTGGCACTGTTTGATAGACAGTAATGATGTGATGTTTTAAATATCATCAGCAAAAACTGAATTGGTTTGAATGGCTAtactgcagagcaattactgtatgcaataaaatataaatgtcactgttatttgatggtggatttggtgaataagctgccagtgATCAAACTATTGATTTTAAAGTCAGTGAAAACAACATTTTGCGAATATGGTTGAAGTCGcgaatatgagccagatgctgaatgtactgtggaagtgCGCTGTGGCGATGACGGCGATGGTACATTCATCTGCTCAAACTGAACCCTTCTAATGAAAtaggctttattttattcttctgtaattgttcttaaaatatcaagagagttTTTTGCTAATGTAGAAGTTAGAGATTCATCCGTGCTGGATATAAAGGTCCGGGTCGCTAAAGAGCCAAATATGTAAGAATGATTGGCGAAACagtcatgcatttaagggttaaaggTGCACTTAGCAATTTTTGCCAAATGATGTTGATATTTGaaagcaccaaaacaaacaTGCTCCTACCCCAACAAGACTTCACCCCTATTTTGATATCTCTGCCCTACACGTACGTACACAACCAAAACAAGCAAAGCCAACACAGATAAATTGTGTGAAACTAGCAAATTCAACGTTACTCACTtatcaaaaaagaaacaatgcaACCTCGGCCTCCGATTCGAGCCCTTCCCGCTCCTTGAGTTCTCTCCACTGCTGGACAACTCTCGGAAGATTTTAACGTGGTTATGGACAtgaaatgttaatgtatttagtCTTGGCAGAACAgatatttaagacatactgctgctgtaTAAGACACATATATAATAATCCATAGCAGATcaatacaggtggagctggggaggtggagggtttcagaggaactacGAAATACTACGAAATGCTCTAGTGAACAGTAACCAGctatttaaaagtaaagtaGCAAGCTCACTGGCTGgatatgcaacatgaaccaatcagcttgtgccaagtagtttaatgcTGTGAATATAATCAGTTTGCGTTAACGACCCATCAGCCTGCACCACCTaaagtttcatgacagaacttgccACTTATCATGAGCATTGTAATGTTTGAAGTGAATGTCGTAACAAATGTGAGTAGACCaggaagattttaaaatgagcgGTTCATTCATAATTTTGTACAAACCTTACCTTAATGCTGTGGAAATACAAATGGAAGACAGGAGACAATGAGCACAGTTTACAATCAAATTGCTCTTGTCTTCTTATGAATGCAGTGAACTGATTATAAACATTCTCTCCTGTGAAAGTTTATGCCTTTTCTTTAGgaatttaaatctttaaaaccaGAGGCTTTGCAATGTTTTGGCATCTTCGAAAACTCATTGTTCTTTATTGTGAGTGAtgacagcatctgaaatgttgacCATTCTAAGATATTGGACACGCTGAGTGTATAAAGCAGTCAGCTGAGGCTGAATGAGGTATCTGTGtatcagaggttgcgctagaaATTGTTTAACATTGTCCAttattttgacggacagggtcgtaaaaattctgtcataatctattattatacgtcattttaattttcatattttaattataataacacatttaattacttttatttttgttcccattttcattttttaatcatgaacctacaggacgacagcaccgtgtttaaacaacaaaatatgctagggctgggtaaacaaaaataaataaataaaacgatttctcatttttaacagATTCTCATTTTGTTGACCCAGTATTGATTCTTATATCCCAATCAATATTTTGGTCTATGCtttttttcagctgatgaatgaacagtacaccGTGCgccttccttccaataaatatcaataggctaagctttgtgttacttttgatacgaaaaacaataaataccgttttggcgctgatagatcgttgtagcttctgtgtacttgcCTGAGCACAATCAAACACATAGGcaaacattcgtgacagtttcgtttttgttctggatccctcGCTCTGCTTGCACTTGCCAACTAGACATGGgttgggaattacagctacaatttacaataaatcaccctcagtgtaatctgtcaaaatgacggatggccttcagatttttccgtcactgattaTAAAATGCCATCAATGACGGACAATTTATGGTTAACACAACCTCtgctgtgtatatatatctatggTTAGCAtgctgtggaaaaaaaacaactatggTCACAAGTTCCGTCATTACCAATAGAGTTCAGAGCAAGTTGCGGCCATAGTTGAGCAAAAACAGGCCTGGTGAGATATAAAGGTATAAAATGACCGTAGAGTGGAACGTAAACACCCTGGCCCCTCTCCATTTGCTTTAATACTTACTCAAGAAAACAATCTATTACCATAATTGTTCTGTAACTCCTGTGACAAGGCCTTGTGGGAACAGGGTGAGGAATTTTAACACTGAATGGAGAGAGACCTCAGTCTGTCCTCCTTCTCCCCCAATCCAGACGAGGGTCCTTTGTGTGGCGTGAAAGCGTTTCCCTCAGAACGCAAGCATGAAATCAGCGCGGCCTCCCTCTCTGCGCCGTCTGTCCTCTggatacacacaaacaaacacaaaagggTTAATCTTTAACATATTTCATATGTTTAGATAGTTGTGGTTTAAATGCAGAAACTTAATTTGACCTGAtcatcattactttagtttAATTACAGATGCAGTTCTACAAACAGCAAGACAAGTCAAATGCCCAACCTTCAAGTTTCTATGATATTCTATAGTTTTATCATATATCATCATTTAGAAAAGCAAAAGGACAGCTTTCCTCAACAAGCCATAAGATTTGCGGTATAATTCATATCTGTAGGCTACAGGTTCGCCTACGTGCTAGGGATGAGGGGTTTGTTAAGTTATGAGGAATAGTAATTGTGATGCTTGACATAGCAAACAGCACTATTGCATACATCTATGATCTAATGGCCTGAAGCAGAGTAGGAAATGTGAACGTTTAAAATGGGATCTCTTGGCTGCCTGCAGATGGCGCTCTAAAATAgagcaatttatttctgtgacagcATGTCAATCCTGAACCTGCAAAATGACAACTTCAAGGAAACTTTGTCATCTCAAGTGTAGCTTGACAAAAATGATTTAGTTTTCCGTCTGTCAATCAATGTGAAAATATGATGTCCATTGAAATTTAGGCACTGGACAACCATTATgtgtgtaaaataatgtttgatgACACAAATCTGTTTAATTCTTTTGATGCTTTTTATGGTTGaggtacatttaaatatgattatGAATATTGCAAGGAACTAATGTTGTATTCATTACCATTAATTCTCATGTTTACCTAGTGAAAAAGAGTCAAAACGAGAAAGAATAAGTTCATTATGACAATtgtgatttcattttaatattcaaaatatatgtCTTTGtacaatatttcaatatttcaagtaggtacattttcatttcatttacaaaaccatttgaaatatttattttgttttacccTATTTCAAATATTCAGACAAAACATGACATATAAAATGCAACGTGACAAAACAAGGCATTTGGGGAAACAAAACCACaccaacaacaaaattaataacaGTCAAATCACTTCTTGAAGATAAGCATAAATTCTGGTATGATATTATTGCGAATCCTTAAAACGGATGTGCTAAAATAAGACAAAGGTGTGGATGCAACACTTACTCCAATCATAATTCATGCAAACAAAGCTGtgaatgtgtatgtgttttaagACATGATTAGAGGACTTTTAAAATTCCCATATAGGCACTAGTTCCTCCATTAATTATTATCACTCTCAGTGACTAATTCGGTAATTGAACAATCtattcattatttgtttttaaataggtAAAGTCTGAATCCGACCGCAGTGTGAGACTCAAAGACAAACTGGGCATCCTACAGATAAAAGCACAGGATTTATCAAATGATTCTAACAAATTAAACACAATGAAATGTAGGTTTACAAGTcagcaatataaaatatattctaatataatctcattttaattaaagagcTAATAGACAGCTTTAATCTATTATAAATTCAGGGCATCCATTATGTAGAAACCGGATATTTCTCTGATTCATAATAAGTGTTACGCTCCAAgtgaaaaatcttttaaaaacatgaaaaaagtctttaaatgtGTGATTTGTTTCATAGGCTGTGAGTCCTCTGCTCTCCATGCTTCATATGTATGTGGCTGTTTGAGGTGGTTTGGTGTTTAAGTCCGAGGTAATGGCTGGTTAAAGCCATCTGATGGGCCGAAAAAGCCATTTTGGTCCAGTTTTGAACATGGAGAGGATTCCTGACTGTCTGAGCATCACAGTTCCTCTGAATCCACGAGGACTTTTTGGGACTGTCCGGCGTTGTTGCGGTTTCAGCCAAAGACCAGATCTTTGGTTTCTGAGGTGGACTCGCATTATCTGAGGGCTCTTGTGCTGCCGGACTCTTTTTGATTTGGTCCTCCTCTCCCTCCTCTGAGTTTGTGTCTCTTCTGTCTTTCATAATATCATTCATAAAGCTCTTCTCAGCTCCCGCGTCATCATATTCCTCAGAATCAGAAACTTTAGACACTGATTTTTCATCGTCCTGATAATCACAATCCTGCTTGTCTTCGATATTTTCCGTGTCAATGTTCTCCAGGTCTATTTCCTCATCCTCGTCCCTCTTGTCTCCGTCCTCGTTGTCACTCGTATACACATTTCCTTCCTCGTCGGTTCTCGTTTTGGGAACCCAAGTcattttattctctttttttagtCTTCTGCGGGCGTTGGCGAACCATGTGGACACCTGAGTGAGGGTCATTTTGGTGATAATGGCCAGCATGATTTTTTCTCCTTTCGTGGGGTAGGGGTTTTTCCGGTGTTCGCTGAGCCAGGCCTTCAGGGTGCTGGTGCTCTCACGGGTGGCGTTCTTGGGTCGGGACGGATCACCAAACTGATATTGGTGTCCGTACGGGTAGAAGGGAGCGTGAGGAAACCCTGCATGCTGAATCCCAGGACTGTCTTTAAACTCGTACTGTGAGCccttaaacagaaaaaaatcaagtataTATGAGCACATGTGGATCTGAGAGAAGTATGTGCTTATTTACTGCTACAATTGTTTAAATTCAAtagtgaaatatataaataacacaaggaaacatacaaagaaaaccatatttaaagatttttttcagtgtttaattggacccttaaaaataagtttatgaaatagtaattttgactttgtcatTTGAAagtacttgtttttaattcctCAAGGGTTCTTGAGTTGCTTTGGAagattaaagaaaagaaaagaaaaaaaaaaaaaaaaaaaaacgaggaaaaaaatacatggtCGAATCTTCTgataagaaaatgtatttaaacgcattttattaatttgcataAATAAGAATTAAATTAAACGTCATTTGTGGACCTTGACAAACGTTTTCTTCAATCTAAAAAGCCTTGCACATACGTTTTCagtaataaaactaaatatgccATAAGGAAATCATATTTTCCAATTTACAGACAtcctaatttctttaaaaaataacccttcGTGAGCTGAACTTATAGTTCTTTGGAGGAAAGAAACAAAATCTTTAGATATTCTTCATTATAGATTATTTAgcgcattttgttttgttagcgCGTTTTTAAAAAGCGACAGTACATGTGAATTAAATAACTACAGAATCGGAAAAGTTATTTTCGGTacttacaactttttttttttttaaacaatgcatTTAACAGGTCAttagaattttatttgaataaa
The sequence above is drawn from the Labeo rohita strain BAU-BD-2019 chromosome 25, IGBB_LRoh.1.0, whole genome shotgun sequence genome and encodes:
- the irx3b gene encoding iroquois-class homeodomain protein IRX-3b, yielding MSIPQLGYKYIRPLYSTERHAAVGARVGAELSASGSLSSVLSSMYGAPFANTQGYSAFLPYSNDLTILNQLGSQYEFKDSPGIQHAGFPHAPFYPYGHQYQFGDPSRPKNATRESTSTLKAWLSEHRKNPYPTKGEKIMLAIITKMTLTQVSTWFANARRRLKKENKMTWVPKTRTDEEGNVYTSDNEDGDKRDEDEEIDLENIDTENIEDKQDCDYQDDEKSVSKVSDSEEYDDAGAEKSFMNDIMKDRRDTNSEEGEEDQIKKSPAAQEPSDNASPPQKPKIWSLAETATTPDSPKKSSWIQRNCDAQTVRNPLHVQNWTKMAFSAHQMALTSHYLGLKHQTTSNSHIHMKHGEQRTHSL